A portion of the Bactrocera neohumeralis isolate Rockhampton chromosome 2, APGP_CSIRO_Bneo_wtdbg2-racon-allhic-juicebox.fasta_v2, whole genome shotgun sequence genome contains these proteins:
- the LOC126752879 gene encoding glutamate receptor ionotropic, kainate 2 isoform X2 — protein sequence MNTRSSLVTDQYSTEMGLIFEHAIEVANAEIKIPLKVIKEEVNYGDSFQAYSTLCKLLQNGVGGIFGPSSKHTARHLTTICDAKDVPYFFSEMNENPEAFNLYPHSLDFSKALYFLLDAYKWSRFIFLYESVEYLNILNGLLSYYGNNGPTITVLRYDMEMNNNYKSVLRRVKKLGDNHIVVTGSSDTMPEFLKQAQQVGIMNEDYKYIIANLDFHAFDLEEYKYTEANITSFRLFSPEQKAIQEIMEKMGHKSSLEDLRNGSCPITVSMALTYDSVQLFAETTKHLTVRNIPLNCSDRSESVLDDGSSFKNYMRTLKLQKRTLTGPIYFDGNVRKGFTLDIIELQPSGIIKIGTWDDISNLTIQRVAQTNSVIDNVDNSLANKTFVVLLNVPNKPYASLVESYEKLEGNSQYEGYGVDLIKELAQKLGFNFILKDGGNDYGSYNTTTNMGSGMLKEIIDGRAHLAITDLTITAARQQGVDFSIPFMNLGIAIIHVEPQKDTQAFFTFMDPFSQGVWWLLGLSFLFVSFSFFILGRLSPSEWDNPHPCIEEPSQLVNQFTIGNSLWFTTGALLQQGSEMEPKAISTRTVASIWWFFTLLMVSSYTANLAAFLTIEDPTSIINSIEDLVNEKVAYGAKKIGSTREFFEKSEDPRYIKMNNFMNANPKYLTDSNTEGVNRVDKGYAFLMESTSIEYHTMRMCNLSKIGNALDEKGYGIAMKKNWPYRDKFNNALLQLQEQGTLEKMKNKWWNEVGAGICSSGKQRSEDTELKMENLSGIYIVLGVGSALAFVYGIVIWFYYIHTKARHYNLPMREVFVEELKFALDFNSYTRVLKNTASMYSCGRDSIPSVSSTQDHKSLKH from the exons GTTTAGTTACTGATCAGTATAGtacagaaatgggtctcattttTGAGCATGCAATTGAAGTAGCCAATgccgaaataaaaatacctcTGAAAGTTATAAAAGAGGAGGTGAATTATGGAGATTCCTTTCAAGCTTATAGCACATTATGCAAACTATTACAG AATGGTGTAGGTGGAATTTTTGGTCCCTCTTCTAAACACACTGCTAGACACTTGACCACAATTTGCGATGCAAAGGATGTGCCCTATTTCTTTTCAGAAATGAATGAAAACCCAGAGGCTTTCAACTTATATCCCCATTCTTTGGACTTTTCAAaagctttatattttttgctcgATGCTTACAAGTGGTcgcgttttatttttttatatgagtctg TTGAGTATCTTAATATACTAAATGGGCTCCTATCATATTATGGCAATAATGGCCCGACTATAACGGTTTTGCGTTATGACATGGAGATGAACAACAATTATAAGTCTGTTTTGAGACGGGTGAAAAAATTAGGGGATAATCACATTGTCGTTACTGGCTCTTCTGACACAATGCCAGAATTTCTAAAACAg gcTCAGCAGGTTGGCATTATGAATGAGGACTATAAGTACATTATCGCAAATTTAGATTTCCACGCTTTTGATCTTGAAGAATATAAATACACAGAAGCGAACATAACAAGCTTTAGATTGTTTTCCCCGGAACAGAAAGCGATTCAGGAAATTATGGAGAAGATGGGACACAAATCTTCGTTAGAAGATTTAAGAAATG gATCTTGTCCTATAACTGTTTCCATGGCTTTAACATATGACTCGGTTCAACTATTTGCGGAAACTACAAAACATCTTACAGTACGAAATATACCTTTGAATTGTAGTGATCGCAGTGAAAGTGTTCTGGATGATGgttcttcatttaaaaattacatgagAACG CTGAAGCTTCAGAAAAGAACGTTAACTGGACCGATATACTTTGATGGGAATGTACGGAAGGGTTTTACTTTAGATATAATTGAATTACAACCATctggaattataaaaattggaaCCTGGGACGACATTTCAAACCTAACCATACAGCGTGTGGCGCAGACAAATTCTGTAATCGACAATGTCGACAATTCGCTGGCCAATAAAACATTTGTTGTATTACTGAATGTCCCG AACAAACCCTACGCTAGCTTAGTAGAAAGCTATGAAAAACTAGAAGGAAATAGCCAATATGAAGGTTATGGCGTTGATCTTATAAAAGAGTTAGCACAAAAGCTTGGTTTTAATTTCATCTTAAAAGATGGCGGTAACGATTACGGATCTTATAATACTACAACAAATATGGGTTCTGGAatgttaaaagaaattattgatgGG AGAGCACATTTAGCCATAACAGATTTGACAATAACAGCAGCACGTCAACAAGGTGTCGATTTCTCCATACCCTTCATGAACTTAG GCATAGCAATTATACACGTAGAGCCACAAAAAGACACGCAAGCATTCTTTACATTTATGGATCCATTTTCACAAGGAGTTTGGTGGCTTTTGggactttcttttctttttgtttcattcagtttttttatattgGGACGTCTTTCACCTTCAGAATGGGATAATCCTCATCCCTGCATTGAAGAACCATCACAATTAGTAAATCAATTTACTATAGGAAATTCTTTATGGTTTACTACTGGCGCTCTACTGCAACAAGGTTCCGAAATGGAACCAAA agCCATTTCCACTCGCACCGTAGCTTCTATTTGGTGGTTTTTCACTTTGCTTATGGTTTCATCTTACACTGCAAATTTAGCCGCTTTTTTAACCATTGAAGATCCAACTAGTATTATTAACTCCATAGAAGATCTCGTTAACGAAAAAGTAGCATACGGTGCAAAAAAGATCGGTTCAACGAGAGAATTTTTCGAG AAATCAGAGGATCCTCGTTATATTAAAATGAACAATTTCATGAATGCTAATCCTAAATATTTGACAGATTCTAACACGGAAGGTGTCAATCGCGTAGATAAAGGATATGCGTTCTTGATGGAATCCACTTCAATTGAATATCACACAATGCGCATGTGCAATTTGAGTAAAATTGGTAATGCATTGGATGAAAAAGGATATGGTATAGCAATGAAGAAAA ACTGGCCTTACCGCGACAAATTCAACAATGCTTTGCTTCAATTGCAAGAACAGGGCACATTAGAGAAGATGAAGAATAAATGGTGGAATGAAGTAGGTGCCGGTATTTGCTCT tcCGGTAAGCAACGTAGTGAAGACACCGAGCTAAAAATGGAGAATTTATCAGGTATTTACATAGTCTTGGGTGTAGGAAGTGCCCTGGCATTTGTTTATGGAATAGTTATTTGGTTTTATTATATCCACACAAAGGCGAGACATTATAAC TTACCAATGAGAGAAGTATTTGTAGAAGAATTAAAGTTTGCGCTGGATTTTAATAGCTATACGCGAGTTCTTAAAAATACTGCTTCAATGTATTCTTGCGGACGCGATTCTATTCCATCTGTCTCATCTACACAAGACCATAAATCACTAAAACATTAA
- the LOC126752879 gene encoding glutamate receptor ionotropic, kainate 2 isoform X1: protein MIIERNMYLLLAFLSKHFLFSKAQYEIWSRKGYDNDKYSLSKTIQIGLVTDQYSTEMGLIFEHAIEVANAEIKIPLKVIKEEVNYGDSFQAYSTLCKLLQNGVGGIFGPSSKHTARHLTTICDAKDVPYFFSEMNENPEAFNLYPHSLDFSKALYFLLDAYKWSRFIFLYESVEYLNILNGLLSYYGNNGPTITVLRYDMEMNNNYKSVLRRVKKLGDNHIVVTGSSDTMPEFLKQAQQVGIMNEDYKYIIANLDFHAFDLEEYKYTEANITSFRLFSPEQKAIQEIMEKMGHKSSLEDLRNGSCPITVSMALTYDSVQLFAETTKHLTVRNIPLNCSDRSESVLDDGSSFKNYMRTLKLQKRTLTGPIYFDGNVRKGFTLDIIELQPSGIIKIGTWDDISNLTIQRVAQTNSVIDNVDNSLANKTFVVLLNVPNKPYASLVESYEKLEGNSQYEGYGVDLIKELAQKLGFNFILKDGGNDYGSYNTTTNMGSGMLKEIIDGRAHLAITDLTITAARQQGVDFSIPFMNLGIAIIHVEPQKDTQAFFTFMDPFSQGVWWLLGLSFLFVSFSFFILGRLSPSEWDNPHPCIEEPSQLVNQFTIGNSLWFTTGALLQQGSEMEPKAISTRTVASIWWFFTLLMVSSYTANLAAFLTIEDPTSIINSIEDLVNEKVAYGAKKIGSTREFFEKSEDPRYIKMNNFMNANPKYLTDSNTEGVNRVDKGYAFLMESTSIEYHTMRMCNLSKIGNALDEKGYGIAMKKNWPYRDKFNNALLQLQEQGTLEKMKNKWWNEVGAGICSSGKQRSEDTELKMENLSGIYIVLGVGSALAFVYGIVIWFYYIHTKARHYNLPMREVFVEELKFALDFNSYTRVLKNTASMYSCGRDSIPSVSSTQDHKSLKH from the exons GTTTAGTTACTGATCAGTATAGtacagaaatgggtctcattttTGAGCATGCAATTGAAGTAGCCAATgccgaaataaaaatacctcTGAAAGTTATAAAAGAGGAGGTGAATTATGGAGATTCCTTTCAAGCTTATAGCACATTATGCAAACTATTACAG AATGGTGTAGGTGGAATTTTTGGTCCCTCTTCTAAACACACTGCTAGACACTTGACCACAATTTGCGATGCAAAGGATGTGCCCTATTTCTTTTCAGAAATGAATGAAAACCCAGAGGCTTTCAACTTATATCCCCATTCTTTGGACTTTTCAAaagctttatattttttgctcgATGCTTACAAGTGGTcgcgttttatttttttatatgagtctg TTGAGTATCTTAATATACTAAATGGGCTCCTATCATATTATGGCAATAATGGCCCGACTATAACGGTTTTGCGTTATGACATGGAGATGAACAACAATTATAAGTCTGTTTTGAGACGGGTGAAAAAATTAGGGGATAATCACATTGTCGTTACTGGCTCTTCTGACACAATGCCAGAATTTCTAAAACAg gcTCAGCAGGTTGGCATTATGAATGAGGACTATAAGTACATTATCGCAAATTTAGATTTCCACGCTTTTGATCTTGAAGAATATAAATACACAGAAGCGAACATAACAAGCTTTAGATTGTTTTCCCCGGAACAGAAAGCGATTCAGGAAATTATGGAGAAGATGGGACACAAATCTTCGTTAGAAGATTTAAGAAATG gATCTTGTCCTATAACTGTTTCCATGGCTTTAACATATGACTCGGTTCAACTATTTGCGGAAACTACAAAACATCTTACAGTACGAAATATACCTTTGAATTGTAGTGATCGCAGTGAAAGTGTTCTGGATGATGgttcttcatttaaaaattacatgagAACG CTGAAGCTTCAGAAAAGAACGTTAACTGGACCGATATACTTTGATGGGAATGTACGGAAGGGTTTTACTTTAGATATAATTGAATTACAACCATctggaattataaaaattggaaCCTGGGACGACATTTCAAACCTAACCATACAGCGTGTGGCGCAGACAAATTCTGTAATCGACAATGTCGACAATTCGCTGGCCAATAAAACATTTGTTGTATTACTGAATGTCCCG AACAAACCCTACGCTAGCTTAGTAGAAAGCTATGAAAAACTAGAAGGAAATAGCCAATATGAAGGTTATGGCGTTGATCTTATAAAAGAGTTAGCACAAAAGCTTGGTTTTAATTTCATCTTAAAAGATGGCGGTAACGATTACGGATCTTATAATACTACAACAAATATGGGTTCTGGAatgttaaaagaaattattgatgGG AGAGCACATTTAGCCATAACAGATTTGACAATAACAGCAGCACGTCAACAAGGTGTCGATTTCTCCATACCCTTCATGAACTTAG GCATAGCAATTATACACGTAGAGCCACAAAAAGACACGCAAGCATTCTTTACATTTATGGATCCATTTTCACAAGGAGTTTGGTGGCTTTTGggactttcttttctttttgtttcattcagtttttttatattgGGACGTCTTTCACCTTCAGAATGGGATAATCCTCATCCCTGCATTGAAGAACCATCACAATTAGTAAATCAATTTACTATAGGAAATTCTTTATGGTTTACTACTGGCGCTCTACTGCAACAAGGTTCCGAAATGGAACCAAA agCCATTTCCACTCGCACCGTAGCTTCTATTTGGTGGTTTTTCACTTTGCTTATGGTTTCATCTTACACTGCAAATTTAGCCGCTTTTTTAACCATTGAAGATCCAACTAGTATTATTAACTCCATAGAAGATCTCGTTAACGAAAAAGTAGCATACGGTGCAAAAAAGATCGGTTCAACGAGAGAATTTTTCGAG AAATCAGAGGATCCTCGTTATATTAAAATGAACAATTTCATGAATGCTAATCCTAAATATTTGACAGATTCTAACACGGAAGGTGTCAATCGCGTAGATAAAGGATATGCGTTCTTGATGGAATCCACTTCAATTGAATATCACACAATGCGCATGTGCAATTTGAGTAAAATTGGTAATGCATTGGATGAAAAAGGATATGGTATAGCAATGAAGAAAA ACTGGCCTTACCGCGACAAATTCAACAATGCTTTGCTTCAATTGCAAGAACAGGGCACATTAGAGAAGATGAAGAATAAATGGTGGAATGAAGTAGGTGCCGGTATTTGCTCT tcCGGTAAGCAACGTAGTGAAGACACCGAGCTAAAAATGGAGAATTTATCAGGTATTTACATAGTCTTGGGTGTAGGAAGTGCCCTGGCATTTGTTTATGGAATAGTTATTTGGTTTTATTATATCCACACAAAGGCGAGACATTATAAC TTACCAATGAGAGAAGTATTTGTAGAAGAATTAAAGTTTGCGCTGGATTTTAATAGCTATACGCGAGTTCTTAAAAATACTGCTTCAATGTATTCTTGCGGACGCGATTCTATTCCATCTGTCTCATCTACACAAGACCATAAATCACTAAAACATTAA
- the LOC126752879 gene encoding glutamate receptor ionotropic, kainate 2 isoform X3 — protein MIIERNMYLLLAFLSKHFLFSKAQYEIWSRKGYDNDKYSLSKTIQIGLVTDQYSTEMGLIFEHAIEVANAEIKIPLKVIKEEVNYGDSFQAYSTLCKLLQNGVGGIFGPSSKHTARHLTTICDAKDVPYFFSEMNENPEAFNLYPHSLDFSKALYFLLDAYKWSRFIFLYESVEYLNILNGLLSYYGNNGPTITVLRYDMEMNNNYKSVLRRVKKLGDNHIVVTGSSDTMPEFLKQAQQVGIMNEDYKYIIANLDFHAFDLEEYKYTEANITSFRLFSPEQKAIQEIMEKMGHKSSLEDLRNGSCPITVSMALTYDSVQLFAETTKHLTVRNIPLNCSDRSESVLDDGSSFKNYMRTLKLQKRTLTGPIYFDGNVRKGFTLDIIELQPSGIIKIGTWDDISNLTIQRVAQTNSVIDNVDNSLANKTFVVLLNVPNKPYASLVESYEKLEGNSQYEGYGVDLIKELAQKLGFNFILKDGGNDYGSYNTTTNMGSGMLKEIIDGRAHLAITDLTITAARQQGVDFSIPFMNLGIAIIHVEPQKDTQAFFTFMDPFSQGVWWLLGLSFLFVSFSFFILGRLSPSEWDNPHPCIEEPSQLVNQFTIGNSLWFTTGALLQQGSEMEPKAISTRTVASIWWFFTLLMVSSYTANLAAFLTIEDPTSIINSIEDLVNEKVAYGAKKIGSTREFFEKSEDPRYIKMNNFMNANPKYLTDSNTEGVNRVDKGYAFLMESTSIEYHTMRMCNLSKIGNALDEKGYGIAMKKNWPYRDKFNNALLQLQEQGTLEKMKNKWWNEVGAGICSSGKQRSEDTELKMENLSGIYIVLGVGSALAFVYGIVIWFYYIHTKARHYNVGSIN, from the exons GTTTAGTTACTGATCAGTATAGtacagaaatgggtctcattttTGAGCATGCAATTGAAGTAGCCAATgccgaaataaaaatacctcTGAAAGTTATAAAAGAGGAGGTGAATTATGGAGATTCCTTTCAAGCTTATAGCACATTATGCAAACTATTACAG AATGGTGTAGGTGGAATTTTTGGTCCCTCTTCTAAACACACTGCTAGACACTTGACCACAATTTGCGATGCAAAGGATGTGCCCTATTTCTTTTCAGAAATGAATGAAAACCCAGAGGCTTTCAACTTATATCCCCATTCTTTGGACTTTTCAAaagctttatattttttgctcgATGCTTACAAGTGGTcgcgttttatttttttatatgagtctg TTGAGTATCTTAATATACTAAATGGGCTCCTATCATATTATGGCAATAATGGCCCGACTATAACGGTTTTGCGTTATGACATGGAGATGAACAACAATTATAAGTCTGTTTTGAGACGGGTGAAAAAATTAGGGGATAATCACATTGTCGTTACTGGCTCTTCTGACACAATGCCAGAATTTCTAAAACAg gcTCAGCAGGTTGGCATTATGAATGAGGACTATAAGTACATTATCGCAAATTTAGATTTCCACGCTTTTGATCTTGAAGAATATAAATACACAGAAGCGAACATAACAAGCTTTAGATTGTTTTCCCCGGAACAGAAAGCGATTCAGGAAATTATGGAGAAGATGGGACACAAATCTTCGTTAGAAGATTTAAGAAATG gATCTTGTCCTATAACTGTTTCCATGGCTTTAACATATGACTCGGTTCAACTATTTGCGGAAACTACAAAACATCTTACAGTACGAAATATACCTTTGAATTGTAGTGATCGCAGTGAAAGTGTTCTGGATGATGgttcttcatttaaaaattacatgagAACG CTGAAGCTTCAGAAAAGAACGTTAACTGGACCGATATACTTTGATGGGAATGTACGGAAGGGTTTTACTTTAGATATAATTGAATTACAACCATctggaattataaaaattggaaCCTGGGACGACATTTCAAACCTAACCATACAGCGTGTGGCGCAGACAAATTCTGTAATCGACAATGTCGACAATTCGCTGGCCAATAAAACATTTGTTGTATTACTGAATGTCCCG AACAAACCCTACGCTAGCTTAGTAGAAAGCTATGAAAAACTAGAAGGAAATAGCCAATATGAAGGTTATGGCGTTGATCTTATAAAAGAGTTAGCACAAAAGCTTGGTTTTAATTTCATCTTAAAAGATGGCGGTAACGATTACGGATCTTATAATACTACAACAAATATGGGTTCTGGAatgttaaaagaaattattgatgGG AGAGCACATTTAGCCATAACAGATTTGACAATAACAGCAGCACGTCAACAAGGTGTCGATTTCTCCATACCCTTCATGAACTTAG GCATAGCAATTATACACGTAGAGCCACAAAAAGACACGCAAGCATTCTTTACATTTATGGATCCATTTTCACAAGGAGTTTGGTGGCTTTTGggactttcttttctttttgtttcattcagtttttttatattgGGACGTCTTTCACCTTCAGAATGGGATAATCCTCATCCCTGCATTGAAGAACCATCACAATTAGTAAATCAATTTACTATAGGAAATTCTTTATGGTTTACTACTGGCGCTCTACTGCAACAAGGTTCCGAAATGGAACCAAA agCCATTTCCACTCGCACCGTAGCTTCTATTTGGTGGTTTTTCACTTTGCTTATGGTTTCATCTTACACTGCAAATTTAGCCGCTTTTTTAACCATTGAAGATCCAACTAGTATTATTAACTCCATAGAAGATCTCGTTAACGAAAAAGTAGCATACGGTGCAAAAAAGATCGGTTCAACGAGAGAATTTTTCGAG AAATCAGAGGATCCTCGTTATATTAAAATGAACAATTTCATGAATGCTAATCCTAAATATTTGACAGATTCTAACACGGAAGGTGTCAATCGCGTAGATAAAGGATATGCGTTCTTGATGGAATCCACTTCAATTGAATATCACACAATGCGCATGTGCAATTTGAGTAAAATTGGTAATGCATTGGATGAAAAAGGATATGGTATAGCAATGAAGAAAA ACTGGCCTTACCGCGACAAATTCAACAATGCTTTGCTTCAATTGCAAGAACAGGGCACATTAGAGAAGATGAAGAATAAATGGTGGAATGAAGTAGGTGCCGGTATTTGCTCT tcCGGTAAGCAACGTAGTGAAGACACCGAGCTAAAAATGGAGAATTTATCAGGTATTTACATAGTCTTGGGTGTAGGAAGTGCCCTGGCATTTGTTTATGGAATAGTTATTTGGTTTTATTATATCCACACAAAGGCGAGACATTATAACGTAGGTtcaataaattaa